In a single window of the Cucumis melo cultivar AY chromosome 11, USDA_Cmelo_AY_1.0, whole genome shotgun sequence genome:
- the LOC103497795 gene encoding uncharacterized protein LOC103497795 isoform X4: MGAPDRSPATSNSMQRVKVYRLNDDGKWDDQGTGHVTVDYLERSEELGLCVVDEEDNETLLLHRISSDDIYRKQEDTIISWRDPEYSTELALSFQETTGCSYIWDHICNAQRNLHFSSLNNDTFHSMNSELRELPAIELSTLPLIHKIVVESGITDQMRLVELIVANQDFFKKLMDIFHICEDLENLDGLHMIYKIVRGIIMLNSSQIFEKIFGDELIMDIIGSLEYDPELSHVQHHRNYLKEHVIFKEAIRIKDPLVLSKIHQTYRVGYLKDVVLARVLDESTIANLNSIIHTNNALVISLLKDDNTFIQELFVKLKSPTTSEESKKNLVHFLHEFCSLSKNLQMVQQLRLFRDLMNEGIFDVIADVLQSPDKKFVLTGTDILILFLNQDPNLLRSYVVRKEGIPLLGLLVEGLTTDFGEEMHCQFFEILRCLLDSYSLAGAAQRETAIETFYENHFGQLIDVMAVSCPSEGRVVKPEILSNICEMLCFCVLHHPYKIKSNFLVNNVIDKVLLLTHRREKYLVVAAIRFVRTILSRHDDELISHFIKNNLLKPIIDAFVANGNRYNLLNSSVLDLFDYIRKENLKSLVKYIVDSFWNRLVQFEYLAAIQSLKVKYEQCLEDFGTRGTTTNVLDPRKRIEERALEKEEEDYFNEESDEEDTATASASATASVSNVQRAQSPSVLCNGVPASYPPSSPRPGGGLVDYDDDEDDDDFNYKPPPRKQSEAVEEDDGAFLKLKRKPFQKEKDSEKMKKQRPASSHSRSRPIEGNTSSEHESPKETDENASRSSTDDGSSSLDEGNQTEKQSISPKKCSDPIHKPSDNRQLSGDDCSLIPPNSSPEMTVNGS; the protein is encoded by the exons ATGGGTGCCCCAGATAGATCTCCGGCGACCTCCAATTCTATGCAG CGTGTCAAAGTATATCGTTTGAATGACGATGGTAAATGGGATGATCAAGGAACTGGACATGTTACTGTTGACTATTTGGAG AGATCAGAGGAATTAGGATTGTGTGTTGTTGATGAAGAGGACAACGAGACTCTACTTCTTCACCGTATTAGTTCAGATGACATTTACAGAAAGCAAGaag ATACTATAATCTCTTGGAGAGATCCAGAATATTCTACAGAGTTAGCTCTTAGCTTTCAAGAGACAACTGGATGTTCATACATATG GGATCACATTTGCAATGCACAAAGGAATCTACATTTTAGTTCTCTCAACA ATGATACGTTCCACAGCATGAACAGTGAGTTGAGAGAGTTGCCTGCAATTGAGCTATCAACACTCCCCCTAATACACAAG ATTGTTGTTGAAAGTGGCATTACGGATCAGATGCGGTTAGTGGAACTCATAGTTGCCAAT CAagattttttcaaaaagctGATGGACATATTTCATATCTGTGAAGACTTGGAAAATCTTGATGGTCTTCACATGATATACAAAATAGTCAGAGGGATCA TCATGCTGAATAGCTCTCAGATCTTTGAGAAAATTTTTGGAGATGAATTAATCATGGACATCATTGGTTCTCTAGAAT ATGATCCAGAGTTGTCTCATGTCCAGCATCATCGTAACTATTTAAAAGAGCATGTCATTTTCAAAGAG GCCATACGCATCAAGGATCCGTTGGTTTTGTCAAAGATACATCAAACATACAGAGTTGGCTATCTAAAG GATGTTGTTTTGGCTAGAGTATTGGACGAGTCCACAATTGCAAATCTAAATTCCATTATCCATACAAACAATGCGCTG GTTATTTCATTGTTGAAGGATGACAATACATTTATTCAGGAGTTGTTTGTAAAGTTGAAATCGCCAACAACCTCTGAAGAATCTAAGAAGAATTTG GTACATTTTTTGCACGAGTTTTGCAGTTTAAGTAAAAACTTACAGATGGTTCAGCAGCTACGGCTATTTCG GGATCTTATGAATGAGGGTATTTTCGATGTCATTGCTGATGTTCTACAAAGTCCAGATAAAAAGTTTGTGTTAACTGG GACAGATATCCTTATTCTTTTCTTGAACCAAGATCCAAATCTTCTACGTTCTTATGTTGTTAGGAAGGAAGGAATTCCACTCCTAGGACTGCTG GTTGAAGGCTTGACTACGGATTTTGGTGAGGAGATGCACTGTCAGTTTTTTGAAATCCTTCGATGTTTACTGGATTCCTACTCACTAGCAGGAGCAGCCCAG AGAGAAACTGCCATCGAGACATTCTATGAGAATCATTTCGGTCAATTAATTGATGTTATGGCAGTGTCATGCCCTTCAGAAGGGAGGGTAGTAAAGCCCGAAATACTATCCAACATTTGTGAAATGCTTTGCTTTTGTGTTCTGCACCATCCTTACAAAATAAA GAGCAACTTTCTAGTGAATAATGTTATAGATAAAGTGTTGTTACTGACTCATAGAAGGGAAAAATATTTGGTTGTTGCAGCTATTCGGTTTGTTCGAACTATTTTGTCTCGACAT GATGATGAATTGATAAgtcattttataaaaaataatcttCTAAAACCAATTATAGATGCCTTTGTTGCTAATGGGAATCGTTACAATCTGCTCAACTCTTCTGTTCTAGATTTGTTCGATTATATCCGCAAG GAAAATCTAAAATCTTTAGTTAAGTACATAGTTGATTCATTCTGGAACCGGTTGGTCCAGTTTGAGTATTTGGCTGCAATTCAGTCTCTAAAAGTAAAATATGAACAG TGCCTAGAAGATTTTGGTACAAGAGGCACAACTACTAATGTGTTAGACCCTAGAAAAAGAATCGAGGAGCGTGCTttggagaaagaagaagaagactatTTTAATGAAGAGAG TGATGAGGAGGATACTGCAACTGCATCTGCATCTGCAACTGCATCTGTTTCAAATGTACAGAGAGCGCAATCTCCATCTGTTCTATGTAATGGAGTTCCTGCAAGTTACCCTCCATCAAG TCCTCGACCTGGTGGTGGACTTGTTGACTATGACGACGACGAGGATGATGATGACTTCAACTACAAGCCACCACCAAGAAAACAATCAGAAGCAgtggaagaagatgatggagCATTCCTCAAGTTGAAACGGAAACCTTTTCAAAAGGAGAAGGATTCCGAGAAGATGAAAAAGCAGCGACCAG CAAGCTCTCATTCTAGGTCTCGTCCAATTGAAGGGAACACAAGTTCAGAACACGAGAGCCCAAAAGAGACAGATGAGAATGCTTCAAGAAGCTCAACCGATGATGGCAGTAGCAGTTTGGACGAGGGGAACCAGACAGAAAAGCAATCAATTTCTCCTAAGAAATGTTCTGATCCAATACATAAACCTTCAGATAATAGACAGTTGAGTGGAGACGACTGTTCATTGATTCCTCCAAACTCCTCTCCTGAAATGACTGTAAATGGATCGTAG
- the LOC103497795 gene encoding uncharacterized protein LOC103497795 isoform X5 produces the protein MGAPDRSPATSNSMQRVKVYRLNDDGKWDDQGTGHVTVDYLERSEELGLCVVDEEDNETLLLHRISSDDIYRKQEDTIISWRDPEYSTELALSFQETTGCSYIWDHICNAQRNLHFSSLNNDTFHSMNSELRELPAIELSTLPLIHKIVVESGITDQMRLVELIVANQDFFKKLMDIFHICEDLENLDGLHMIYKIVRGIIMLNSSQIFEKIFGDELIMDIIGSLEYDPELSHVQHHRNYLKEHVIFKEAIRIKDPLVLSKIHQTYRVGYLKDVVLARVLDESTIANLNSIIHTNNALVISLLKDDNTFIQELFVKLKSPTTSEESKKNLVHFLHEFCSLSKNLQMVQQLRLFRDLMNEGIFDVIADVLQSPDKKFVLTGTDILILFLNQDPNLLRSYVVRKEGIPLLGLLVEGLTTDFGEEMHCQFFEILRCLLDSYSLAGAAQRETAIETFYENHFGQLIDVMAVSCPSEGRVVKPEILSNICEMLCFCVLHHPYKIKSNFLVNNVIDKVLLLTHRREKYLVVAAIRFVRTILSRHDDELISHFIKNNLLKPIIDAFVANGNRYNLLNSSVLDLFDYIRKENLKSLVKYIVDSFWNRLVQFEYLAAIQSLKVKYEQCLEDFGTRGTTTNVLDPRKRIEERALEKEEEDYFNEESDEEDTATASASATASVSNVQRAQSPSVLCNGVPASYPPSSPRPGGGLVDYDDDEDDDDFNYKPPPRKQSEAVEEDDGAFLKLKRKPFQKEKDSEKMKKQRPASSHSRSRPIEGNTSSEHESPKETDENASRSSTDDGSSSLDEGNQTEKQSISPKKCSDPIHKPSDNRQ, from the exons ATGGGTGCCCCAGATAGATCTCCGGCGACCTCCAATTCTATGCAG CGTGTCAAAGTATATCGTTTGAATGACGATGGTAAATGGGATGATCAAGGAACTGGACATGTTACTGTTGACTATTTGGAG AGATCAGAGGAATTAGGATTGTGTGTTGTTGATGAAGAGGACAACGAGACTCTACTTCTTCACCGTATTAGTTCAGATGACATTTACAGAAAGCAAGaag ATACTATAATCTCTTGGAGAGATCCAGAATATTCTACAGAGTTAGCTCTTAGCTTTCAAGAGACAACTGGATGTTCATACATATG GGATCACATTTGCAATGCACAAAGGAATCTACATTTTAGTTCTCTCAACA ATGATACGTTCCACAGCATGAACAGTGAGTTGAGAGAGTTGCCTGCAATTGAGCTATCAACACTCCCCCTAATACACAAG ATTGTTGTTGAAAGTGGCATTACGGATCAGATGCGGTTAGTGGAACTCATAGTTGCCAAT CAagattttttcaaaaagctGATGGACATATTTCATATCTGTGAAGACTTGGAAAATCTTGATGGTCTTCACATGATATACAAAATAGTCAGAGGGATCA TCATGCTGAATAGCTCTCAGATCTTTGAGAAAATTTTTGGAGATGAATTAATCATGGACATCATTGGTTCTCTAGAAT ATGATCCAGAGTTGTCTCATGTCCAGCATCATCGTAACTATTTAAAAGAGCATGTCATTTTCAAAGAG GCCATACGCATCAAGGATCCGTTGGTTTTGTCAAAGATACATCAAACATACAGAGTTGGCTATCTAAAG GATGTTGTTTTGGCTAGAGTATTGGACGAGTCCACAATTGCAAATCTAAATTCCATTATCCATACAAACAATGCGCTG GTTATTTCATTGTTGAAGGATGACAATACATTTATTCAGGAGTTGTTTGTAAAGTTGAAATCGCCAACAACCTCTGAAGAATCTAAGAAGAATTTG GTACATTTTTTGCACGAGTTTTGCAGTTTAAGTAAAAACTTACAGATGGTTCAGCAGCTACGGCTATTTCG GGATCTTATGAATGAGGGTATTTTCGATGTCATTGCTGATGTTCTACAAAGTCCAGATAAAAAGTTTGTGTTAACTGG GACAGATATCCTTATTCTTTTCTTGAACCAAGATCCAAATCTTCTACGTTCTTATGTTGTTAGGAAGGAAGGAATTCCACTCCTAGGACTGCTG GTTGAAGGCTTGACTACGGATTTTGGTGAGGAGATGCACTGTCAGTTTTTTGAAATCCTTCGATGTTTACTGGATTCCTACTCACTAGCAGGAGCAGCCCAG AGAGAAACTGCCATCGAGACATTCTATGAGAATCATTTCGGTCAATTAATTGATGTTATGGCAGTGTCATGCCCTTCAGAAGGGAGGGTAGTAAAGCCCGAAATACTATCCAACATTTGTGAAATGCTTTGCTTTTGTGTTCTGCACCATCCTTACAAAATAAA GAGCAACTTTCTAGTGAATAATGTTATAGATAAAGTGTTGTTACTGACTCATAGAAGGGAAAAATATTTGGTTGTTGCAGCTATTCGGTTTGTTCGAACTATTTTGTCTCGACAT GATGATGAATTGATAAgtcattttataaaaaataatcttCTAAAACCAATTATAGATGCCTTTGTTGCTAATGGGAATCGTTACAATCTGCTCAACTCTTCTGTTCTAGATTTGTTCGATTATATCCGCAAG GAAAATCTAAAATCTTTAGTTAAGTACATAGTTGATTCATTCTGGAACCGGTTGGTCCAGTTTGAGTATTTGGCTGCAATTCAGTCTCTAAAAGTAAAATATGAACAG TGCCTAGAAGATTTTGGTACAAGAGGCACAACTACTAATGTGTTAGACCCTAGAAAAAGAATCGAGGAGCGTGCTttggagaaagaagaagaagactatTTTAATGAAGAGAG TGATGAGGAGGATACTGCAACTGCATCTGCATCTGCAACTGCATCTGTTTCAAATGTACAGAGAGCGCAATCTCCATCTGTTCTATGTAATGGAGTTCCTGCAAGTTACCCTCCATCAAG TCCTCGACCTGGTGGTGGACTTGTTGACTATGACGACGACGAGGATGATGATGACTTCAACTACAAGCCACCACCAAGAAAACAATCAGAAGCAgtggaagaagatgatggagCATTCCTCAAGTTGAAACGGAAACCTTTTCAAAAGGAGAAGGATTCCGAGAAGATGAAAAAGCAGCGACCAG CAAGCTCTCATTCTAGGTCTCGTCCAATTGAAGGGAACACAAGTTCAGAACACGAGAGCCCAAAAGAGACAGATGAGAATGCTTCAAGAAGCTCAACCGATGATGGCAGTAGCAGTTTGGACGAGGGGAACCAGACAGAAAAGCAATCAATTTCTCCTAAGAAATGTTCTGATCCAATACATAAACCTTCAGATAATAGACA GTGA
- the LOC103497795 gene encoding uncharacterized protein LOC103497795 isoform X1 — protein MGAPDRSPATSNSMQRVKVYRLNDDGKWDDQGTGHVTVDYLERSEELGLCVVDEEDNETLLLHRISSDDIYRKQEDTIISWRDPEYSTELALSFQETTGCSYIWDHICNAQRNLHFSSLNNDTFHSMNSELRELPAIELSTLPLIHKIVVESGITDQMRLVELIVANQDFFKKLMDIFHICEDLENLDGLHMIYKIVRGIIMLNSSQIFEKIFGDELIMDIIGSLEYDPELSHVQHHRNYLKEHVIFKEAIRIKDPLVLSKIHQTYRVGYLKDVVLARVLDESTIANLNSIIHTNNALVISLLKDDNTFIQELFVKLKSPTTSEESKKNLVHFLHEFCSLSKNLQMVQQLRLFRDLMNEGIFDVIADVLQSPDKKFVLTGTDILILFLNQDPNLLRSYVVRKEGIPLLGLLVEGLTTDFGEEMHCQFFEILRCLLDSYSLAGAAQRETAIETFYENHFGQLIDVMAVSCPSEGRVVKPEILSNICEMLCFCVLHHPYKIKSNFLVNNVIDKVLLLTHRREKYLVVAAIRFVRTILSRHDDELISHFIKNNLLKPIIDAFVANGNRYNLLNSSVLDLFDYIRKENLKSLVKYIVDSFWNRLVQFEYLAAIQSLKVKYEQCLEDFGTRGTTTNVLDPRKRIEERALEKEEEDYFNEESDEEDTATASASATASVSNVQRAQSPSVLCNGVPASYPPSSPRPGGGLVDYDDDEDDDDFNYKPPPRKQSEAVEEDDGAFLKLKRKPFQKEKDSEKMKKQRPGKNSKTKDGVFAALCSTLSQAVLPNKNAASSHSRSRPIEGNTSSEHESPKETDENASRSSTDDGSSSLDEGNQTEKQSISPKKCSDPIHKPSDNRQLSGDDCSLIPPNSSPEMTVNGS, from the exons ATGGGTGCCCCAGATAGATCTCCGGCGACCTCCAATTCTATGCAG CGTGTCAAAGTATATCGTTTGAATGACGATGGTAAATGGGATGATCAAGGAACTGGACATGTTACTGTTGACTATTTGGAG AGATCAGAGGAATTAGGATTGTGTGTTGTTGATGAAGAGGACAACGAGACTCTACTTCTTCACCGTATTAGTTCAGATGACATTTACAGAAAGCAAGaag ATACTATAATCTCTTGGAGAGATCCAGAATATTCTACAGAGTTAGCTCTTAGCTTTCAAGAGACAACTGGATGTTCATACATATG GGATCACATTTGCAATGCACAAAGGAATCTACATTTTAGTTCTCTCAACA ATGATACGTTCCACAGCATGAACAGTGAGTTGAGAGAGTTGCCTGCAATTGAGCTATCAACACTCCCCCTAATACACAAG ATTGTTGTTGAAAGTGGCATTACGGATCAGATGCGGTTAGTGGAACTCATAGTTGCCAAT CAagattttttcaaaaagctGATGGACATATTTCATATCTGTGAAGACTTGGAAAATCTTGATGGTCTTCACATGATATACAAAATAGTCAGAGGGATCA TCATGCTGAATAGCTCTCAGATCTTTGAGAAAATTTTTGGAGATGAATTAATCATGGACATCATTGGTTCTCTAGAAT ATGATCCAGAGTTGTCTCATGTCCAGCATCATCGTAACTATTTAAAAGAGCATGTCATTTTCAAAGAG GCCATACGCATCAAGGATCCGTTGGTTTTGTCAAAGATACATCAAACATACAGAGTTGGCTATCTAAAG GATGTTGTTTTGGCTAGAGTATTGGACGAGTCCACAATTGCAAATCTAAATTCCATTATCCATACAAACAATGCGCTG GTTATTTCATTGTTGAAGGATGACAATACATTTATTCAGGAGTTGTTTGTAAAGTTGAAATCGCCAACAACCTCTGAAGAATCTAAGAAGAATTTG GTACATTTTTTGCACGAGTTTTGCAGTTTAAGTAAAAACTTACAGATGGTTCAGCAGCTACGGCTATTTCG GGATCTTATGAATGAGGGTATTTTCGATGTCATTGCTGATGTTCTACAAAGTCCAGATAAAAAGTTTGTGTTAACTGG GACAGATATCCTTATTCTTTTCTTGAACCAAGATCCAAATCTTCTACGTTCTTATGTTGTTAGGAAGGAAGGAATTCCACTCCTAGGACTGCTG GTTGAAGGCTTGACTACGGATTTTGGTGAGGAGATGCACTGTCAGTTTTTTGAAATCCTTCGATGTTTACTGGATTCCTACTCACTAGCAGGAGCAGCCCAG AGAGAAACTGCCATCGAGACATTCTATGAGAATCATTTCGGTCAATTAATTGATGTTATGGCAGTGTCATGCCCTTCAGAAGGGAGGGTAGTAAAGCCCGAAATACTATCCAACATTTGTGAAATGCTTTGCTTTTGTGTTCTGCACCATCCTTACAAAATAAA GAGCAACTTTCTAGTGAATAATGTTATAGATAAAGTGTTGTTACTGACTCATAGAAGGGAAAAATATTTGGTTGTTGCAGCTATTCGGTTTGTTCGAACTATTTTGTCTCGACAT GATGATGAATTGATAAgtcattttataaaaaataatcttCTAAAACCAATTATAGATGCCTTTGTTGCTAATGGGAATCGTTACAATCTGCTCAACTCTTCTGTTCTAGATTTGTTCGATTATATCCGCAAG GAAAATCTAAAATCTTTAGTTAAGTACATAGTTGATTCATTCTGGAACCGGTTGGTCCAGTTTGAGTATTTGGCTGCAATTCAGTCTCTAAAAGTAAAATATGAACAG TGCCTAGAAGATTTTGGTACAAGAGGCACAACTACTAATGTGTTAGACCCTAGAAAAAGAATCGAGGAGCGTGCTttggagaaagaagaagaagactatTTTAATGAAGAGAG TGATGAGGAGGATACTGCAACTGCATCTGCATCTGCAACTGCATCTGTTTCAAATGTACAGAGAGCGCAATCTCCATCTGTTCTATGTAATGGAGTTCCTGCAAGTTACCCTCCATCAAG TCCTCGACCTGGTGGTGGACTTGTTGACTATGACGACGACGAGGATGATGATGACTTCAACTACAAGCCACCACCAAGAAAACAATCAGAAGCAgtggaagaagatgatggagCATTCCTCAAGTTGAAACGGAAACCTTTTCAAAAGGAGAAGGATTCCGAGAAGATGAAAAAGCAGCGACCAGGTAAAAACTCTAAGACAAAAGATGGTGTATTTGCTGCCTTGTGTTCAACACTGAGCCAAGCGGTTCTTCCGAATAAGAATGCAGCAAGCTCTCATTCTAGGTCTCGTCCAATTGAAGGGAACACAAGTTCAGAACACGAGAGCCCAAAAGAGACAGATGAGAATGCTTCAAGAAGCTCAACCGATGATGGCAGTAGCAGTTTGGACGAGGGGAACCAGACAGAAAAGCAATCAATTTCTCCTAAGAAATGTTCTGATCCAATACATAAACCTTCAGATAATAGACAGTTGAGTGGAGACGACTGTTCATTGATTCCTCCAAACTCCTCTCCTGAAATGACTGTAAATGGATCGTAG
- the LOC103497795 gene encoding uncharacterized protein LOC103497795 isoform X2, translating to MGAPDRSPATSNSMQRVKVYRLNDDGKWDDQGTGHVTVDYLERSEELGLCVVDEEDNETLLLHRISSDDIYRKQEDTIISWRDPEYSTELALSFQETTGCSYIWDHICNAQRNLHFSSLNNDTFHSMNSELRELPAIELSTLPLIHKIVVESGITDQMRLVELIVANQDFFKKLMDIFHICEDLENLDGLHMIYKIVRGIIMLNSSQIFEKIFGDELIMDIIGSLEYDPELSHVQHHRNYLKEHVIFKEAIRIKDPLVLSKIHQTYRVGYLKDVVLARVLDESTIANLNSIIHTNNALVISLLKDDNTFIQELFVKLKSPTTSEESKKNLVHFLHEFCSLSKNLQMVQQLRLFRDLMNEGIFDVIADVLQSPDKKFVLTGTDILILFLNQDPNLLRSYVVRKEGIPLLGLLVEGLTTDFGEEMHCQFFEILRCLLDSYSLAGAAQRETAIETFYENHFGQLIDVMAVSCPSEGRVVKPEILSNICEMLCFCVLHHPYKIKSNFLVNNVIDKVLLLTHRREKYLVVAAIRFVRTILSRHDDELISHFIKNNLLKPIIDAFVANGNRYNLLNSSVLDLFDYIRKENLKSLVKYIVDSFWNRLVQFEYLAAIQSLKVKYEQCLEDFGTRGTTTNVLDPRKRIEERALEKEEEDYFNEESDEEDTATASASATASVSNVQRAQSPSVLCNGVPASYPPSSPRPGGGLVDYDDDEDDDDFNYKPPPRKQSEAVEEDDGAFLKLKRKPFQKEKDSEKMKKQRPGLVQLKGTQVQNTRAQKRQMRMLQEAQPMMAVAVWTRGTRQKSNQFLLRNVLIQYINLQIIDSDCSSSLQVIAVLFHFRLPCEYALVRKGTWTSLGSTTSKGC from the exons ATGGGTGCCCCAGATAGATCTCCGGCGACCTCCAATTCTATGCAG CGTGTCAAAGTATATCGTTTGAATGACGATGGTAAATGGGATGATCAAGGAACTGGACATGTTACTGTTGACTATTTGGAG AGATCAGAGGAATTAGGATTGTGTGTTGTTGATGAAGAGGACAACGAGACTCTACTTCTTCACCGTATTAGTTCAGATGACATTTACAGAAAGCAAGaag ATACTATAATCTCTTGGAGAGATCCAGAATATTCTACAGAGTTAGCTCTTAGCTTTCAAGAGACAACTGGATGTTCATACATATG GGATCACATTTGCAATGCACAAAGGAATCTACATTTTAGTTCTCTCAACA ATGATACGTTCCACAGCATGAACAGTGAGTTGAGAGAGTTGCCTGCAATTGAGCTATCAACACTCCCCCTAATACACAAG ATTGTTGTTGAAAGTGGCATTACGGATCAGATGCGGTTAGTGGAACTCATAGTTGCCAAT CAagattttttcaaaaagctGATGGACATATTTCATATCTGTGAAGACTTGGAAAATCTTGATGGTCTTCACATGATATACAAAATAGTCAGAGGGATCA TCATGCTGAATAGCTCTCAGATCTTTGAGAAAATTTTTGGAGATGAATTAATCATGGACATCATTGGTTCTCTAGAAT ATGATCCAGAGTTGTCTCATGTCCAGCATCATCGTAACTATTTAAAAGAGCATGTCATTTTCAAAGAG GCCATACGCATCAAGGATCCGTTGGTTTTGTCAAAGATACATCAAACATACAGAGTTGGCTATCTAAAG GATGTTGTTTTGGCTAGAGTATTGGACGAGTCCACAATTGCAAATCTAAATTCCATTATCCATACAAACAATGCGCTG GTTATTTCATTGTTGAAGGATGACAATACATTTATTCAGGAGTTGTTTGTAAAGTTGAAATCGCCAACAACCTCTGAAGAATCTAAGAAGAATTTG GTACATTTTTTGCACGAGTTTTGCAGTTTAAGTAAAAACTTACAGATGGTTCAGCAGCTACGGCTATTTCG GGATCTTATGAATGAGGGTATTTTCGATGTCATTGCTGATGTTCTACAAAGTCCAGATAAAAAGTTTGTGTTAACTGG GACAGATATCCTTATTCTTTTCTTGAACCAAGATCCAAATCTTCTACGTTCTTATGTTGTTAGGAAGGAAGGAATTCCACTCCTAGGACTGCTG GTTGAAGGCTTGACTACGGATTTTGGTGAGGAGATGCACTGTCAGTTTTTTGAAATCCTTCGATGTTTACTGGATTCCTACTCACTAGCAGGAGCAGCCCAG AGAGAAACTGCCATCGAGACATTCTATGAGAATCATTTCGGTCAATTAATTGATGTTATGGCAGTGTCATGCCCTTCAGAAGGGAGGGTAGTAAAGCCCGAAATACTATCCAACATTTGTGAAATGCTTTGCTTTTGTGTTCTGCACCATCCTTACAAAATAAA GAGCAACTTTCTAGTGAATAATGTTATAGATAAAGTGTTGTTACTGACTCATAGAAGGGAAAAATATTTGGTTGTTGCAGCTATTCGGTTTGTTCGAACTATTTTGTCTCGACAT GATGATGAATTGATAAgtcattttataaaaaataatcttCTAAAACCAATTATAGATGCCTTTGTTGCTAATGGGAATCGTTACAATCTGCTCAACTCTTCTGTTCTAGATTTGTTCGATTATATCCGCAAG GAAAATCTAAAATCTTTAGTTAAGTACATAGTTGATTCATTCTGGAACCGGTTGGTCCAGTTTGAGTATTTGGCTGCAATTCAGTCTCTAAAAGTAAAATATGAACAG TGCCTAGAAGATTTTGGTACAAGAGGCACAACTACTAATGTGTTAGACCCTAGAAAAAGAATCGAGGAGCGTGCTttggagaaagaagaagaagactatTTTAATGAAGAGAG TGATGAGGAGGATACTGCAACTGCATCTGCATCTGCAACTGCATCTGTTTCAAATGTACAGAGAGCGCAATCTCCATCTGTTCTATGTAATGGAGTTCCTGCAAGTTACCCTCCATCAAG TCCTCGACCTGGTGGTGGACTTGTTGACTATGACGACGACGAGGATGATGATGACTTCAACTACAAGCCACCACCAAGAAAACAATCAGAAGCAgtggaagaagatgatggagCATTCCTCAAGTTGAAACGGAAACCTTTTCAAAAGGAGAAGGATTCCGAGAAGATGAAAAAGCAGCGACCAG GTCTCGTCCAATTGAAGGGAACACAAGTTCAGAACACGAGAGCCCAAAAGAGACAGATGAGAATGCTTCAAGAAGCTCAACCGATGATGGCAGTAGCAGTTTGGACGAGGGGAACCAGACAGAAAAGCAATCAATTTCTCCTAAGAAATGTTCTGATCCAATACATAAACCTTCAGATAATAGACA GTGATTGCAGTTCTTCATTGCAGGTGATTGCAGTTCTCTTCCATTTTCGTTTGCCTTGTGAATATGCTTTGGTGCGAAAAGGGACCTGGACTAGTCTTGGATCGACAACTTCAAAAGGATGCTAG